Proteins encoded in a region of the Thermoplasmata archaeon genome:
- a CDS encoding proteasome accessory factor PafA2 family protein, whose product MMACKQYSEIGVERSLFYKRQKAELVDRITDDETIKAAITTPPGDTRAKLRRELCDTFNIEMIDWSVLVVNDGTRRRIDLPDPYATKLEATYATAG is encoded by the coding sequence ATGATGGCGTGCAAGCAGTACTCCGAGATCGGCGTTGAACGCTCGCTTTTCTACAAGCGGCAGAAGGCGGAACTCGTGGATCGGATCACGGACGACGAGACGATCAAGGCGGCGATCACGACCCCGCCGGGCGACACGCGCGCGAAACTCCGTCGGGAACTATGCGACACCTTCAATATCGAGATGATTGATTGGTCTGTGCTGGTCGTGAACGACGGGACCCGGCGGCGTATCGATCTTCCCGATCCGTACGCCACGAAGCTGGAGGCGACCTATGCCACTGCAGGTTGA